One window from the genome of Prinia subflava isolate CZ2003 ecotype Zambia chromosome 2, Cam_Psub_1.2, whole genome shotgun sequence encodes:
- the SLC4A1AP gene encoding kanadaptin, whose amino-acid sequence MAEAAEAEPAEPAAFKRPSRPRPADPGPSPPGALRAAAAAPPAPRYEEPPWGSRPPAGSGYGLEVLKGGVVLGSVRLEDSSWFLVGRLPGCALSLEHPSVSRHHAVLQYRGAGGSPDDPDAAGFYVYDLGSTHGTFLNKARVPPRTYCRVRVGHGLRFGGSSRLFLLQGPKEDQESESELTVTELKALRKQQQAKLEKTMLGEDSDEEEEKEERNERSQNSEMSCSWGMGEDAEEDEVEENPIAVDFQDVQDAFYVKDPRKALQGFFDREGEELEYEYDDRGHNSWLCRIKLPVDDASGKQLVAEVLHSGKKKEAMIQCALEACRLLDARGVLRQEAVSRKRKSKNWEDEDFYDSDDDTFLDRTGAVEKKRLNRMKKAGKIEEKPETYDSLVTKLKEAENELSEITEKLKVSGKVPSHPAAQDSLDEFMTEIKSGCTLDSVARKKLHLRTFELRKEQQRLKGLIKLVKPAELPELKPQGGSYSLNAENKPKKMNLPLFGAMKGGSKFKLKTGSLGKVPVKRPDIPESLFKTKDDGPEEEEEEEEEEIEEQQEADSVNSRVSDLEMKMSTEKETEKETHAPDGSPCNNKNLESLQDGVDFLPEPKVLRNESQTGPSQEKSQASKVGNKEPEETSEKVKKISSSSKAQQPFFSSQYPDDDPDYCIWIPPAGQSGDGKTHLNEKYGY is encoded by the exons ATGGCGGAGGCGGCGGAGGCTGAGCCCGCCGAGCCCGCCGCCTTCAAGCGCCCGAGCCGCCCGCGGCCCGCCGACCCGGGGCCCAGCCCGCCGGGAGCcctccgcgccgccgccgccgcgccgcccgcgccgcgctACGAGGAGCCGCCGTGGGGcagccgcccgcccgccggcTCCGGGTACGGGCTGGAGGTGCTGAAGGGCGGCGTGGTGCTGGGCTCGGTGCGGCTGGAGGACAGCAGCTGGTTCCTGGTGGGGCGGCTGCCCGGCTGcgccctgtccctggagcacCCGTCCGTGTCGCGGCACCACGCCGTGCTGCAGTACCGCGGCGCCGGCGGCTCCCCCGACGACCCCGATGCCGCCGGGTTCTACGTGTACGACCTGGGCAGCACCCACGGCACCTTCCTCAACAAGGCGCGGGTGCCGCCCCGCACCTACTGCCGGGTGCGGGTGGGCCACGGGCTGCGCTTCGGAGGCAGCTCCCgcctcttcctcctgcag GGACCCAAAGAGGACCAGGAGTCTGAGTCAGAACTAACTGTGACTGAACTGAAGGCACTACGCAAGCAGCAGCAAGCAAAATTAGAAAAGACAATGCTGGGAGAGGACTctgatgaggaagaggagaaagaggagagaaatgAAAGGAGTCAGAATAGTGAGATGAGCTGCTCATGGGGAATGG GTGAGGATGCTGAGGAGGATGAGGTTGAAGAAAACCCTATTGCTGTTGATTTTCAGGATGTTCAAGATGCCTTTTATGTGAAAGATCCTAGGAAGGCCTTACAGGGCTTTTTTGATAGAGaag GAGAAGAGTTAGAATATGAGTATGATGATCGTGGGCACAACAGCTGGCTGTGCAGGATCAA GTTGCCTGTGGATGATGCATCAGGGAAGCAGCTGGTGGCAGAGGTTCTccattcaggaaaaaagaaggaagcaaTGATCCAGTGTGCACTGGAAGCTTGCAGGCTGCTCGATGCTCGAGGAGTACTGAGGCAAGAAGCAG TATCCCgaaaaaggaaatcaaagaaCTGGGAGGATGAGGATTTTTATGACAGTGATGATGACACCTTCCTCGATCGAACTGGTGCTGTGGAAAAGAAACGACTGAACAGAATGAAGAAAGCTGgtaaaatagaggaaaaaccAGAGACTTATGACTCCCTG GTCACAAAGctaaaagaagcagaaaatgagcTTTCTGAGATAACAGAGAAGCTGAAGGTTTCAGGGAAAG TTCCGTCCCATCCAGCAGCTCAAGATTCTTTGGATGAATTCatgactgaaataaaatcagGATGCACATTAGACAGCGTGGCACGAAAGAAGCTTCACTTGCGAACTTTTGAactgaggaaggagcagcagagactgaAAGGGTTAATAAAGCTTGTCAAGCCTGCAGAACTGCCTGAGCTGAAGCCCCA GGGTGGGAGTTACAGTCTGAATGCAGAGAACAAGCCTAAAAAGATGAACCTGCCTCTCTTTGGTGCAATGAAAGGGGGGAGCAAATTCAAGCTGAAAACTGGAAGCCTAGGG AAGGTGCCTGTTAAGCGCCCAGACATCCCTGAAAGCTTGTTCAAAACTAAAGATGATGgaccagaggaggaggaggaagaagaagaagaagaaattgaaGAGCAGCAAGAAGCAGATTCAGtaaacagcagggtgtcagacctggaaatgaaaatgtcaacagagaaagaaacagagaaagaaactcATGCTCCTGATGGCTCTCCTTGCAATAACAAAAATCTAGAATCCCTTCAGGACG GGGTTGATTTTCTGCCTGAGCCAAAGGTACTGAGGAATGAATCTCAGACGGGACCCTCACAAGAGAAATCCCAAG CATCCAAGGTCGGAAATAAGGAACCTGAAGAGACATCtgagaaagtgaagaaaatcAGTAGCTCGAGCAAG
- the SUPT7L gene encoding STAGA complex 65 subunit gamma, translating into MLRYWGEIPVSSSQANRSSFDLLQREFRTVEVQDPPLHQPSANKPRPTTMLDIPSEPCSLTIHTIQLIQHNRRLRSLIAAAQAQNQQQAEGIKPEENEPLPSCPASPPLPDDLLPLDSKIPKMPFQLRHSDPESDFYRGKGEPVTELSWSSCRQLLYQSMATILAHTGFECANESVLETLTDIAHEYCLKFTKLLRFAVDREARLGHTPFPDVMEQVFHEVGIGSVLSLQKFWQHRIKDYHSYMLQVSKQLSEEYEKIVNPEKAAEDTKPVKIKEEPVSDITFPISEELEGDLASGDQSLPVGVLGAQSERFSANLEVEASPQTSGAEVNASPLWNLAQVKMEPQESEEANVHGHGVLGSDVFEEPMSGMSEAGMPQSPNGSESSYGSHSADSLMGSSPVFNQRCKKKMKKM; encoded by the exons ATGCTGCGATACTGGGGCGAGATCCCGGTCTCCTCCAGCCAGGCCAACCGCAGCTCCTTTGACCTGCTGCAGCGTGAGTTTCGCACTGTGGAGGTGCAGGATCCTCCGCTGCACCAGCCGTCCGCCAACAAGCCCCGTCCCACCACCATGCTGGACATCCCCTCCgagccctgcagcctcaccaTCCACACCATCCAGCTCATCCAGCACAACCGGCGGCTGCGCAGCCTCATCGCCGCCGCCCAGGCCCAGAACCAGCAGCAAGCAGAGGGCATAAAACCCGAAGAGAACGAACCCCTGCCGTCCTGTCCGgcctccccacccctccctgaCGACCTGCTTCCTCTGGATAGCAAAATCCCCAAAATGCCATTTCAGCTGAGGCACAGTGACCCAGAGAGTGATTTCTACAG aggaaaaggggagccagtgacagagctgagctggtcCTCCTGCCGGCAGCTGCTGTACCAGTCCATGGCCACCATCCTGGCGCACACGGGCTTCGAGTGCGCCAACGAGAGCGTGCTGGAGACGCTGACGGACATCGCGCACGAGTACTGCCTCAAGTTCACCAAGCTGCTGCGCTTCGCCGTGGACCGCGAGGCGCGCCTGGGCCACACGCCCTTCCCGGACGTCATGGAGCAGGTGTTCCACGAGGTGGGCATCGGCAGCGTGCTCTCGCTGCAGAAGTTCTGGCAGCACCGCATTAAGGACTATCACAGCTACATGCTTCAG GTTAGCAAGCAGCTCTCTGAAGAATATGAGAAGATTGTCAACCctgaaaaggcagcagaagacACAAAACCTGTGAAGATTAAGGAGGAACCTGTTAGTGATATTACTTTCCCCATAAGTGAAGAGCTGGAAGGAGATCTGGCTTCTGGTGACCAGTCTTTGCCTGTTGGAGTTCTTGGAGCTCAAAGTGAGCGCTTTTCTGCCAACTTGGAAGTAGAAGCTTCCCCACAGACTTCAG gggCTGAGGTGAATGCTTCCCCACTGTGGAACTTGGCCCAGGTGAAAatggagccccaggaaagcgAGGAGGCTAATGTCCATGGCCACGGGGTGCTAGGCAGCGACGTCTTTGAGGAACCAATGTCAGGCATGAGTGAAGCTGGGATGCCACAAAGCCCCAACGGCTCTGAGAGCAGCTACGGTTCTCATTCTGCTGACAGCCTGATGGGATCCTCACCTGTCTTCAACCAGCGCTGcaagaaaaagatgaagaagATGTGA